Proteins from one Mus caroli chromosome 3, CAROLI_EIJ_v1.1, whole genome shotgun sequence genomic window:
- the LOC110291888 gene encoding LOW QUALITY PROTEIN: 3 beta-hydroxysteroid dehydrogenase/Delta 5-->4-isomerase type 2-like (The sequence of the model RefSeq protein was modified relative to this genomic sequence to represent the inferred CDS: inserted 2 bases in 1 codon; deleted 1 base in 1 codon): protein MPGWSCLVTGAGGFLGQRIIQLLVQEEDLEEIRVLDKVFRPETRKEFFNLGTNIKVTVLEGDILDTQYLRKSCQGISVVIHTAAVIDITGVIPRPXLDVNLKGTQNLLEACIQASVPAFIFSSSVDVTGHNSYKEIVLNGHEEEYHESTWSDPYPYSKKMAEKAVLAANGSMLKNGGTLHTCPLRPMCIYGERSPLISNIIIMALKHKDILRSFGKFNTANPVYVGNITWAHILAARGLRDPKKSPNIQGEFYYISDDTPHQSFDDISYTFSKEWGFCLDSSWSLPVPLLYWLAFLLETVSFLLSPIYRYIPPFNCHLVTLSGSTFTFSYKKAQRDLGYEPLASWEEAKQKTSEWIGTLVEQHKETLDTKSQLWEEGGTWTWV from the exons ATGCCTGGGTGGAGCTGCCTGGTGACTGGAGCAGGAGGGTTTTTGGGACAGAGGATCATCCAGTTGTTGGTGCAAGAGGAAGATCTGGAGGAGATCAGGGTCCTGGACAAGGTCTTCAGACCAGAAACAAGGAAGGAGTTCTTCA ATCTAGGGACAAACATCAAGGTGACAGTGTTGGAAGGAGACATTCTTGACACCCAGTACCTGAGGAAATCCTGCCAGGGCATCTCTGTTGTCATTCACACTGCTGCTGTCATTGATATCACAGGTGTCATTCCTAGGCC TCTAGATGTCAATCTGAAAG GTACCCAGAACTTATTGGAGGCCTGTATCCAAGCCAGTGTGCCAGCCTTCATCTTCTCCAGCTCAGTTGATGTTACAGGGCACAACTCCTACAAGGAGATTGTCTTGAATGGCCACGAGGAAGAGTATCATGAAAGTACATGGTCTGATCCATACCCATACAGCAAAAAGATGGCTGAGAAGGCAGTGCTGGCAGCCAATGGGAGCATGCTA AAAAATGGTGGCACTTTACATACTTGTCCATTGAGGCCCATGTGCATTTATGGTGAGAGAAGTCCACTCATTTCTAACATAATAATTATGGCCCTTAAACATAAGGATATTCTGAGAAGCTTTGGCAAATTCAACACAGCCAACCCAGTATATGTGGGCAATATAACCTGGGCACACATTCTGGCTGCCAGGGGCCTTCGAGACCCCAAGAAGTCACCAAATATCCAAGGAGAGTTCTACTACATCTCTGATGACACCCCTCACCAAAGCTTTGATGATATAAGTTACACCTTCAGCAAGGAGTGGGGCTTCTGCCTTGATTCCAGCTGGAGCCTTCCTGTGCCCCTACTGTACTGGCTTGCCTTCCTGCTGGAAACTGTGAGCTTCCTGCTGAGTCCAATCTACAGATATATACCACCCTTTAACTGCCACTTGGTCACACTGTCAGGTAGCACATTCACTTTCTCCTATAAGAAAGCTCAGCGAGATCTGGGCTATGAGCCACTTGCCAGCTGGGAGGAAGCCAAGCAGAAAACCTCAGAGTGGATCGGGACACTAGTGGAGCAGCACAAGGAGACACTGGACACAAAGTCTCAGTTATGGGAAGAGGGTGGGACATGGACCTGGGTGTAA